Proteins from one Panicum virgatum strain AP13 chromosome 7K, P.virgatum_v5, whole genome shotgun sequence genomic window:
- the LOC120642523 gene encoding endochitinase A-like, giving the protein MANPRATTLTAALALIGLALLCAAAGPAAAQNCGCQDGYCCSKYGYCGLGDPYCGEGCRSGPCKSGGGSGGGGSGSSGGGGGGGADVGSVVTDAFFNGIKSQAGGGCEGSGFYSRDAFLNAAGAFSDFAHGGSADDGKREIAAFFAHVTHETGHFCYISEINKDDSYCDASKTEWPCAAGKKYYGRGPLQISWNYNYGPAGRDIGFDGLGNPDAVAQDPVIAFKAALWFWMNNVHGVMPQGFGATTRAINGALECNGKNPDKMNARVGYYTQYCQQLGVDPGSNLTC; this is encoded by the exons ATGGCGAACCCTCGGGCGACGACCCtgacggcggcgctggcgctcaTCGGGCTCGCGctcctgtgcgccgccgccggcccggccgccgcgcagaACTGCGGCTGCCAGGACGGCTACTGCTGCAGCAAGTACGGCTACTGCGGCCTGGGCGACCCCTACTGTGGCGAGGGGTGCCGGTCGGGCCCGTGCAAATCGGGGGGTGgtagtggtggcggcggcagcggcagcagcggcggcggcggcggcggcggcgcggacgttGGTAGCGTCGTCACCGACGCGTTCTTCAACGGCATCAAGTCCCAGGCCGGGGGCGGGTGCGAGGGCAGCGGCTTCTACTCGCGAGACGCGTTCCTGAACGCCGCAGGCGCCTTCTCCGACTTCGCgcacggcggctcggcggacgACGGCAAGCGCGAGATCGCCGCCTTCTTCGCGCACGTCACCCACGAGACCGGAC ATTTCTGCTACATCAGCGAGATCAACAAGGACGACAGCTACTGCGACGCGAGCAAGACGGAGTGGCCGTGCGCGGCGGGGAAGAAGTACTACGGGCGCGGCCCGCTGCAGATCTCGTGGAACTACAACTACGGGCCCGCCGGGAGGGACATCGGCTTCGACGGGCTCGGGAACCCGGACGCGGTGGCGCAGGACCCCGTGATCGCGTTCAAGGCGGCGCTCTGGTTCTGGATGAACAACGTGCACGGGGTGATGCCGCAGGGGTTCGGCGCCACCACCAGGGCCATCAACGGCGCCCTCGAGTGCAACGGCAAGAACCCCGACAAGATGAACGCGAGGGTGGGCTACTACACGCAGTACTGCCAGCAGCTCGGCGTCGACCCCGGGAGCAACCTCACCTGCTAG
- the LOC120640217 gene encoding uncharacterized protein LOC120640217, translating into MAIHRRGARRATLVVLLVCAAAAARAVSAVGDGPLLNGNFEDPPNQSQMSGSSVTGENAIPYWKTTGTVEYIGSGQQQGDMVLTVPEGAHALRLGGGASVQQQLSVTRGAFYCVTFRASRTCAQDEKLSLEAVPVTGYPAKTGELPIQTVYTSCGWDSYSWAFKAEAGIVSFTIRRPHEDAEDPACGPIIDAIAIKTISQPQPTQENLVANGDFEEGPYIPPDTKSGVMVSPMDEDDVSPLPGWKIMSYKKVVKYVDAAHFAVPRGARAVELVSGLETALVQEVYATVEGGWYRLEFSVGDAANGCGASSDYSPSPGMKVKASAGSGETTVGVDFRGAGGSTRGKLEFQATTTPTRVVFVSLGYHTKSDNSGTLCGPLVDDVSLVAIAQPSARRLLL; encoded by the exons ATGGCGATCCATAGGCggggcgcgcgccgcgccacgcTGGTGGTCCTGCTcgtctgcgcggcggcggcggcgcgggcagtGTCGGCCGTTGGCGACG GCCCGCTGCTGAACGGCAACTTCGAGGACCCGCCGAACCAGTCCCAGATGAGCGGCTCGTCGGTGACGGGGGAGAACGCGATCCCGTACTGGAAGACCACGGGCACCGTGGAGTACATCGGGTCCGGGCAGCAGCAGGGGGACATGGTCCTGACGGTGCCCGAGGGCGCGCACGCGctgcgcctcggcggcggcgcctccgtcCAGCAGCAGCTCAGCGTCACGCGGGGCGCCTTCTACTGCGTCACCTTCCGCGCGTCGCGCACCTGCGCCCAGGACGAGAAGCTGAGCCTGGAGGCCGTCCCCGTCACCGGCTACCCGGCCAAGACCGGCGAGCTCCCCATCCAGACGGTCTACACCAGCTGCGGCTGGGACTCCTACTCCTGGGCCTTCAAGGCCGAGGCCGGCATCGTGTCCTTCACCATCCGCCGCCCCCACGAGGACGCGGAAGACCCCGCGTGCGGCCCCATCATCGACGCCATTGCCATCAAGACGATCTCCCAGCCGCAGCCAACCCAGG AGAACCTGGTGGCGAACGGGGACTTCGAGGAGGGCCCGTACATCCCGCCGGACACCAAGTCGGGGGTGATGGTGTCGCCGATGGACGAGGACGACGTCTCGCCGCTGCCGGGGTGGAAGATCATGTCGTACAAGAAAGTGGTCAAGTACGTGGACGCGGCGCACTTCGCGgtgccgcgcggcgcgcgcgccgtgGAGCTGGTGTCCGGCTTGGAGACGGCGCTGGTGCAGGAGGTGTACGCCACGGTGGAAGGCGGCTGGTACAGGCTCGAGTTCTCGGTCGGGGACGCGGCCAACGGGTGCGGGGCGTCGTCCGACtactcgccgtcgccggggatGAAGGTGAAGGCGAGCGCGGGGTCCGGCGAGACCACCGTGGGCGTCGACTTccggggcgccggcggctccacgcgcgggaagctCGAGTTCCAGGCCACCACGACCCCCACCAGggtggtgttcgtcagcctGGGCTACCACACCAAGTCGGACAACAGCGGCACGCTGTGCGGGCCCCTCGTGGACGACGTCTCGCTCGTCGCCATCGCGCAGCCG